One segment of Solanum stenotomum isolate F172 chromosome 1, ASM1918654v1, whole genome shotgun sequence DNA contains the following:
- the LOC125870253 gene encoding protein ETHYLENE INSENSITIVE 3-like — MMMFEEIGFCGDLDFFPAPLKEAETVAAVPLIEPEPMMDDDDSDEEIDVDELEKRMWRDKMKLKRLKEMSKGKEGVDAVKQRQSQEQARRKKMSRAQDGILKYMLKMMEVCKAQGFVYGIIPEKGKPVTGASDNLREWWKDKVRFDRNGPAAIAKYQADNAIPGKNEGSNPIGPTPHTLQELQDTTLGSLLSALMQHCDPPQRRFPLEKGVSPPWWPNGQEDWWPQLGLPNDQGPPPYKKPHDLKKAWKVGVLTAVIKHISPDIAKIRKLVRQSKCLQDKMTAKESATWLAIINQEEVLARELYPDRCPPLSSGGGSGTFTMNDSSEYDVEGAIDDPIFDIQEQKPNHLSLLNVNVEMFKEKLPLLQQSQPMKGDIFANLDFTRKRKPADDLTFLMDPKIYTCECLQCPHSELRNGFPDRSSRDNHQLTCLFRNTSQFGVPNFHVEEVKPVVFPQQYAQPKQASLPVNPAPPSFDTSGLGVPADGQRVINELMSFYESNVQGNKSSMAGNVVMSKEQPLQQPSIQQNNYLQSQGNVLEGSIFGDTNISANNSMFVQGDRFDQSKVLTSPFNAGSNDDFNFMFGSPFNLQSTDLSECLSGISHEDMTKQDTSVWY; from the coding sequence ATGATGATGTTTGAAGAAATTGGGTTTTGTGGTGATCTTGATTTCTTCCCTGCTCCGCTGAAGGAGGCGGAAACAGTAGCTGCTGTTCCACTGATTGAGCCGGAGCCGATGATGGATGATGACGATAGTGATGAGGAGATCGATGTGGATGAGCTGGAGAAGAGGATGTGGAGGGACAAGATGAAGCTGAAAAGGCTGAAAGAAATGAGTAAGGGTAAGGAAGGTGTTGATGCTGTCAAACAACGCCAGTCTCAGGAGCAAGCTAGGAGGAAGAAGATGTCCAGGGCACAAGATGGGATCTTGAAGTATATGTTGAAGATGATGGAAGTATGTAAAGCTCAGGGTTTTGTTTATGGAATTATCCCGGAGAAAGGCAAACCAGTGACTGGGGCATCGGATAATCTCAGGGAGTGGTGGAAGGATAAAGTGAGGTTTGATCGCAACGGACCTGCTGCCATAGCAAAGTACCAAGCTGACAATGCCATCCCTGGCAAGAATGAGGGTTCTAATCCGATTGGTCCTACTCCTCACACTCTGCAGGAGCTTCAAGATACCACCCTTGGCTCTTTACTGTCAGCTTTAATGCAACATTGTGATCCTCCTCAGAGGCGATTTCCATTGGAAAAAGGTGTTTCACCTCCATGGTGGCCAAATGGACAGGAGGATTGGTGGCCTCAATTGGGACTGCCAAATGATCAAGGTCCTCCACCTTATAAGAAGCCTCATGATCTGAAGAAGGCTTGGAAGGTTGGTGTCCTCACAGCGGTGATCAAGCACATCTCCCCTGATATTGCTAAGATTCGCAAGCTGGTAAGGCAATCGAAGTGCTTGCAGGACAAGATGACAGCGAAGGAAAGTGCAACTTGGCTTGCCATCATCAATCAGGAGGAAGTTTTGGCTCGTGAACTTTATCCTGATCGCTGTCCACCTTTGTCCTCAGGTGGCGGTAGTGGAACCTTCACTATGAATGACAGCAGTGAGTATGATGTTGAAGGTGCTATTGATGACCCTATCTTTGATATTCAAGAGCAAAAGCCAAACCATCTCAGTTTGCTGAATGTCAATGTTGAGATGTTCAAGGAGAAGCTGCCTCTGCTACAACAGTCTCAGCCAATGAAGGGTGACATTTTTGCCAACTTAGATTTCACTCGCAAGAGGAAGCCGGCTGATGACTTGACTTTTCTGATGGATCCGAAGATATATACTTGTGAGTGTCTTCAATGTCCTCATAGTGAGCTTCGCAATGGTTTTCCAGACAGATCCAGCAGAGACAATCATCAGTTAACTTGCCTTTTCAGAAATACCTCCCAATTTGGAGTTCCAAACTTTCACGTGGAGGAAGTCAAGCCAGTTGTCTTCCCTCAACAGTATGCTCAGCCAAAGCAGGCTTCGCTTCCGGTCAACCCAGCTCCACCCTCCTTTGATACATCTGGACTTGGGGTTCCTGCAGATGGGCAGAGGGTGATCAATGAGCTTATGTCATTCTATGAAAGTAATGTTCAAGGAAACAAAAGCTCAATGGCGGGGAACGTTGTGATGTCCAAAGAGCAGCCTCTTCAACAACCTAGCATTCAACAGAACAATTACCTACAAAGCCAAGGGAATGTGTTGGAGGGAAGCATCTTCGGGGACACCAACATTTCTGCTAACAACTCCATGTTTGTGCAGGGAGATCGGTTTGATCAGAGCAAGGTTTTAACTTCACCATTCAATGCAGGCTCTAATGATGATTTCAATTTCATGTTTGGATCTCCATTCAATTTGCAATCCACAGATCTCTCTGAATGTCTTTCTGGGATTTCACATGAAGACATGACAAAGCAAGACACATCGGTTTGGTACTAG